The following are from one region of the Prevotella communis genome:
- the mtnN gene encoding 5'-methylthioadenosine/S-adenosylhomocysteine nucleosidase, with amino-acid sequence MKIGIIVAMDKELKQLQEVFRNSDVLVQKCGIGKVNAALGAQRMINEFHPDCIISSGCAGGNGDDVNVQDIIISKELCYHDVYCGKAIDDTTVYGQVQGLPARYQADPELLRKALCIQTSGIKLHQGLIVTGDWFVDSKEKMREIIGHFPEAKAVDMESCAIAQTCYINKVPFISFRVISDIPLRDTDASQYHNFWDTVAEHSFQTTRAFVESL; translated from the coding sequence ATGAAAATAGGAATCATTGTGGCAATGGACAAGGAGCTGAAACAGCTTCAGGAAGTCTTTAGGAATAGTGATGTGCTGGTACAGAAATGTGGTATCGGCAAGGTGAATGCGGCACTGGGGGCCCAGCGTATGATCAATGAGTTTCATCCTGACTGCATTATCTCCAGCGGCTGTGCCGGCGGTAATGGTGACGATGTCAATGTTCAGGATATCATCATCAGTAAGGAACTCTGTTATCATGATGTCTACTGTGGAAAGGCTATTGACGATACAACCGTCTATGGACAGGTGCAGGGACTTCCCGCACGCTATCAGGCCGACCCGGAACTGCTGCGTAAGGCACTCTGCATTCAGACATCAGGCATCAAGCTTCATCAGGGACTGATTGTCACTGGCGACTGGTTTGTGGACTCCAAGGAGAAGATGCGCGAGATTATCGGTCATTTCCCGGAGGCGAAGGCGGTTGACATGGAATCATGTGCCATTGCACAGACCTGTTATATTAATAAGGTGCCGTTTATCTCGTTCCGCGTGATCAGCGACATCCCCCTGCGCGACACCGATGCCTCACAGTATCATAATTTCTGGGATACCGTGGCAGAGCACTCGTTCCAGACAACCCGCGCCTTTGTGGAAAGTCTGTAG
- a CDS encoding M23 family metallopeptidase: MSLKRLKKFAVMAIASLAVLPAAGQDLLANQAPIDRKMKVVDSLMLQQLITNEVWESPAAELYEDWDNIYAHKATSLPDSFTVNLRDFCMPTTSRLVTSNFGARWGRQHKGLDIKVYIGDTIRAAFNGKVRIVRNEGARKGYGKYIVIRHNNGLETIYGHLSAWLVSENQEVRAGDPIALGGNTGRSTGSHLHFETRLCGVALNPAVMFDFKNQDVVGDTWTFNRSTYNRESAEATRLRGTGGVYRGGDGLNYAEVPTSRSQASSSNVRYHKVKSGETLSAIARKHHTTVSALCNLNRIKKTVTLRPGQILKYN; this comes from the coding sequence ATGTCATTAAAGAGATTGAAAAAATTTGCCGTCATGGCTATTGCTTCACTTGCCGTGTTGCCTGCTGCTGGTCAGGATCTTCTGGCCAACCAAGCACCTATTGACCGCAAGATGAAAGTCGTAGACTCATTGATGCTACAACAACTGATTACAAACGAGGTATGGGAATCACCTGCCGCCGAATTATATGAAGACTGGGACAATATCTATGCTCACAAGGCTACGTCATTGCCCGACTCTTTTACTGTCAACCTACGTGATTTCTGCATGCCCACCACCAGCCGTCTGGTAACCTCAAACTTTGGTGCCCGCTGGGGCCGTCAGCACAAAGGCCTCGACATCAAGGTTTATATTGGTGATACCATCCGTGCTGCCTTCAATGGTAAAGTACGTATCGTCAGGAACGAAGGAGCCCGCAAGGGTTATGGTAAGTATATCGTCATCCGTCACAACAACGGACTGGAGACCATCTACGGTCACCTGTCTGCATGGCTTGTAAGCGAGAACCAGGAAGTTCGCGCCGGCGATCCTATCGCCCTCGGTGGTAACACTGGCCGCAGCACCGGTTCACACCTGCACTTCGAGACCCGTCTCTGTGGTGTTGCCCTGAACCCTGCCGTGATGTTCGACTTCAAGAACCAGGACGTCGTAGGCGACACATGGACCTTCAACCGCTCTACCTACAACCGTGAGTCAGCAGAGGCAACCCGTCTGCGCGGTACAGGTGGCGTCTATCGTGGTGGTGACGGGCTGAACTACGCAGAGGTTCCCACCAGCAGGTCACAGGCTAGCAGCAGCAATGTACGCTACCACAAGGTGAAGAGCGGCGAGACCCTCTCAGCCATTGCCCGCAAGCACCACACCACTGTTTCGGCCCTGTGTAACCTGAATCGCATCAAGAAGACGGTAACACTCCGTCCTGGTCAGATTCTGAAATACAACTAA